In one Bacteroides intestinalis DSM 17393 genomic region, the following are encoded:
- a CDS encoding sigma-54-dependent transcriptional regulator, giving the protein MKKPGNILIVDDNRSVLTAVQLLLKPHFEKIITLTSPVTLTSVLREETPSVVLLDMNFTSGINTGNEGLFWLQEIKRLRPSLPVVLFTAYGDIDLAVRGIKEGATDFIVKPWDNQKLVETLLNAAQAIHNKNNGKSASPVTPAMYWGESPIMQQLRSLVEKVAITNANILITGENGTGKEMLAREIHALSSRRTKEMVAVDMGAITESLFESELFGHTKGSFTDAYADRPGKFETADHSTLFLDEIGNLPYHLQAKLLTVLQRRSIVRVGSNQPIAVDIRLICATNRNLNEMVQRNEFREDLLYRINTIHLEIPPLRERPEDILPLAKRFTTRFCKQYDKALLRLSDAACTKLKTHPWYGNIRELEHAIEKAVIICDGNELPAELFQLPKRPETSRTGSDTGTEAATLEEMERKMIQKALDTCNGNLSAVAAQLGITRQTLYNKMKKFGL; this is encoded by the coding sequence ATGAAAAAGCCCGGAAATATCCTCATTGTCGATGATAACCGCAGTGTGCTCACCGCTGTGCAACTGCTGTTGAAACCCCATTTCGAAAAGATCATCACGCTCACTTCACCTGTCACACTTACCTCTGTGTTGCGTGAAGAAACTCCATCGGTAGTGTTACTTGACATGAACTTTACATCAGGCATCAATACCGGAAACGAAGGATTATTCTGGTTGCAGGAGATCAAACGCCTTCGTCCCTCCTTGCCTGTGGTTCTTTTCACTGCTTATGGAGATATCGATCTTGCCGTGCGTGGCATTAAAGAAGGAGCTACGGACTTTATTGTCAAGCCATGGGATAATCAAAAGCTGGTGGAAACCTTACTGAATGCAGCCCAAGCCATTCATAATAAGAATAACGGAAAAAGTGCCTCGCCCGTAACCCCTGCCATGTATTGGGGAGAAAGTCCCATTATGCAGCAACTGCGCTCGCTGGTGGAAAAAGTCGCCATAACCAATGCAAATATACTTATCACCGGAGAAAACGGTACGGGAAAAGAGATGCTGGCACGTGAAATTCATGCACTTTCTTCCCGCCGTACGAAGGAAATGGTTGCCGTGGACATGGGAGCCATCACCGAAAGCCTCTTTGAAAGCGAGCTTTTCGGGCATACAAAAGGCTCTTTCACAGATGCATACGCTGACCGTCCCGGTAAGTTCGAAACAGCAGACCATAGCACACTGTTTCTCGATGAAATCGGCAATTTACCCTATCACCTGCAAGCCAAACTACTGACCGTATTGCAACGCCGCAGTATTGTCCGTGTAGGCAGCAACCAGCCTATCGCTGTCGACATCCGTCTGATTTGTGCTACCAACCGTAACCTGAACGAGATGGTACAACGCAATGAATTCCGTGAAGACTTGCTTTACCGCATCAATACTATCCATCTTGAAATTCCGCCTTTGCGCGAACGGCCGGAAGACATTCTTCCTCTTGCCAAACGCTTTACAACACGCTTCTGCAAGCAATATGACAAAGCATTATTACGGCTTTCCGATGCTGCCTGTACCAAATTGAAAACACATCCCTGGTATGGAAATATCCGTGAACTGGAGCATGCCATAGAGAAAGCAGTCATTATTTGCGACGGCAACGAACTGCCGGCAGAACTGTTCCAGTTGCCTAAGCGTCCCGAAACCTCACGCACCGGAAGCGATACCGGTACAGAAGCAGCCACCCTTGAAGAAATGGAACGGAAAATGATACAAAAAGCTCTGGATACCTGTAACGGCAATCTATCCGCTGTTGCCGCGCAACTCGGTATCACCCGGCAGACTCTCTATAACAAAATGAAAAAGTTCGGATTATGA
- a CDS encoding glycosyltransferase family protein translates to MKVLFIVQGEGRGHLTQAITLEEILRRNGHEVVEVLVGKSNTRRLPGFFNRSIQAPVKRFLSPNFLPTPANKRVSMSRSIAYNLMQVPAYLRSICYIHRRIHETDADLVINFYELLTGLTYLFFRPSVPQISVGHQYLFLHHDFEFPQKNPMSLLMLRFFTRLTCIGAKEKLALSFRPMETDEEAHIRVVPPLLRREVLCCEAASGEYVHGYMVNAGFGESISQWHEQHPEVPLHFFWDKPDELEVCRMDETLSFHQLDDEKFLRYMSGCRVYATTAGFESVCEAMYLGKPLLMVPAHIEQDCNAYDAARGGAGIISDNFEVDRLLEFARSEYQPEENFRSWVLSCEWRLLNCIETAEGIGFVNDYKLIYE, encoded by the coding sequence ATGAAAGTTCTTTTTATTGTTCAAGGAGAAGGCCGCGGTCATCTGACGCAAGCCATCACGCTGGAAGAAATTCTACGACGCAACGGGCACGAGGTAGTAGAAGTACTGGTGGGGAAGAGCAATACCCGTCGCCTGCCGGGTTTCTTCAATCGCAGCATACAGGCACCTGTGAAACGCTTTCTCAGTCCGAACTTTTTGCCTACGCCTGCCAATAAGCGGGTCAGCATGTCTCGCAGTATCGCATATAATCTGATGCAGGTTCCTGCTTATCTGCGTAGCATCTGTTATATTCACCGGCGTATCCATGAAACTGATGCGGACCTCGTAATCAACTTTTATGAGTTACTGACGGGTTTGACTTATCTTTTTTTCCGCCCTTCTGTACCGCAGATCAGTGTCGGCCATCAATATCTTTTCCTGCATCATGACTTTGAGTTTCCCCAAAAGAATCCTATGAGCCTGCTGATGCTCCGTTTTTTTACACGACTCACGTGTATCGGAGCCAAAGAGAAGCTGGCTCTCTCATTCCGTCCGATGGAAACGGACGAAGAAGCGCATATACGCGTGGTACCGCCTTTACTGCGGCGCGAAGTGCTTTGTTGTGAAGCTGCTTCTGGAGAGTATGTGCACGGTTATATGGTTAATGCCGGATTTGGAGAAAGTATCTCCCAGTGGCATGAGCAGCATCCTGAAGTACCTTTGCACTTCTTCTGGGACAAACCGGATGAGCTGGAAGTGTGCCGGATGGATGAAACATTGTCATTTCATCAGTTGGATGACGAAAAATTCCTTCGCTATATGTCGGGTTGCCGGGTATATGCCACTACGGCAGGCTTTGAATCCGTTTGTGAGGCTATGTATCTGGGTAAGCCTTTGTTAATGGTACCGGCGCACATCGAACAGGATTGTAACGCTTATGATGCGGCACGAGGCGGAGCAGGTATTATTTCCGATAATTTTGAGGTAGACCGTTTGTTGGAGTTCGCTAGGAGTGAGTATCAACCCGAAGAGAATTTCCGTAGCTGGGTGCTCAGTTGTGAGTGGCGGTTGCTGAACTGTATAGAAACAGCGGAAGGAATAGGCTTTGTAAATGATTATAAATTGATATATGAATAA